TGGAAAAGATAATGGATATAGCCAAAAAGTATAATTTAAAAGTATTAGAGGATTCTACAGAGGCTTTAGGAAGTTATTATACAGAGGGAAGATATGCAGGAAAGTATGCAGGAACAATAGGGGATATGGGAGTATACTCTTTCAATGCAAATAAGATTATAACAACTGGTGGAGGAGGAATGGTGGTTTCTAATAATAGGGAACTACTGGATAAAGTGAGATTTCTATCTGTTCAAGCCAAAACAGATCCACTATACTTTGTTCATGATGAGATTGGATATAATTATAGAATGTTAAATATTCAAGCTGCATTAGGAACTGACCAGATAGATAGATTAGAGAGCTTCATAGAAACAAAGATAAAAAATTATAAGTTGTATAAAGATGGTATTAAAGATATTGAGGGGTTAGAGTTACTATCTTTTAATCAAGGAATAAGAGCGAATCACTGGTTTTACTCTCTTCTTGTAGATAAAGAGAGATATGGTTTGGATAAGGATGAGTTACTAATAAAGTTAAATGAGATGGGAATACAGACAAGACCTGTTTGGGGACTTATTCATGAGCAAAAACCATATTTAAAACATGAAGCATATATGATGGAAAAATCAACTTACTATATAGATAGAATACTAAATATTCCATGTAGCTCAAATTTAACAGAAAGAGAAGTAGAACATGTAATAGAGGTTCTAAAAAAATTAGGGAGTGGTAATTAATGACAGGAAATAAAAATTCTTTTGACTTTAAATTGGATTTAATGGATATCTTACTTATTTTAAAAAGAAGATATTGGGTTATCTTAATAGTAGCAGCAGTTTTTCTTGGGTTTGGAATAAGAAGTGTAAAAAAACTTCCAATTGTTTACGTTGCACAAACAACACTTATGTTGAGAAATGATTTTGGTGATAAAAATGTTGAGAATATAGCAACTTTATTGGAGATTGCTAAGAGTAAAACGATAACTCAAAGGGTAATAGATAAATATGGATTAACTACCTCAGCTGGAGCACTGGCTGAGGGAATTAGCATTTATCCAGTTAGAAATACTGAGTTTTTAAAACTTACATATACTGGAAGTGATCCTAAGATGACAGCTGCAATAGCCAATGAGGTGGCTATTGAGTTTATTAAAAAGGTAGAGGAGGTTTTAAATAGAGCTAATCTAAAGATTTTGGAGTTAGCAGAAGTTCCTAAACATCCTAAGCCTATTGATAAGAAAAAAATACTTCTTAAATATCTATTTATGGGAGTGGCACTATCTTCAGGAGTACTTGTGGTATTAGAATTTATTAACAAAAGATTGAGACGTTCTGTAGAGATAGAGAAGATTCTTGATTGTGAAATCTTAGGAGTTTTACCAGACCTAAAAAAATACTACTCCAAAAAAGAGGTAAAGGAGAATATGAGAAGGGGTATCTTTTTTGAAAGTGAGAACTTAAAAGAGGGTGGAGAGGCTATCAGACTTATTAGATCGAACATAAACTTTATGGACACCACAGATCATAAGATAATAACTTTCTGTTCCTCAGTACCTAAAGAGGGGAAGACTACAATAGCCTCAAACTATGCTCTGAGTGAGGCTATAACAGGTAAAAAAGTTCTTCTTATAGACTGTGATATCAAGAGACCAAGAATAAATGAAGTATATGAAACAGAACATAAAAAGGGTATCGTTGAGTTGCTAGAGGGAAAAGCTACCTTTGAAGAGGTTATTCAAAGAGAGGTAAGAAAAAATCTAGATATCATATTCTGTAGTAAGAAAAGAGAGGAGACTACAGAATTAATCTTAAGTAAAAATCTAGAGAGCCACTTAAAAGAGTTACAGAGTGAGTATGATCTTATAGTAGTAGATACACCTCCACTTACAATAGGTACCGATGCGGCAATAATATCAAGATTCAGTACTGGGGTTGTGTTCGTTATCTCTTATGACCAAGTTCATAGAGTAGAGTTAGAGTTTGCTAAAAAGTTATTAACAACAGCTAAAGCAAATCTATATGGAGCTGTTATCAATAAGGTTTCAACAGATGGATACTTTTATGAGCCATATGGGTATTACTCATATAACTATAAGTATTATAAAAATTACTATAAAGATGGGGAGAAATAATGAGAAAAAAATTAGCTTTAATATTAATGTCACTATCAATGGAAGTTTTTGCTAGTGAGATGACACTTGAAGAGGTTATAGATATATCTTTAAAGAATAACTTTTCGCTGAAGAAGCAGGATATCTCAATAGAGAATAGTAAGATAGCAACTAAAAATCACTATAAGAGTATGTATTTACCAAGTATAAACTTTGGAGCTGAGGGTGAAATAGCGGAAGTACAGGATAAAGGAGTAGGACCAAAGTCTATATCTGTAAAGTTAGACTTAGATGTATGGGGACAGCAGAGAAATCAGTATAGAATTATGAAAAATAGTTTGAGAATAGCTGAGTTAAATAGAGAGAAGAGTGAATATAGCTTAGAGGAACAGGTTATAAGAACTTATTTCAGTTACTTGGCAGCTGTAAAAAATATGGAGTATACAAAAAGTACTGTAGAGACATTGGCAAGACAGAGGAGTAAACTTGATAGAATGTTAAATGGTGGAAATCTAGTATCTAAGAATGAGCTGTTGAAGATTGAGATAGAGTTAGAGGAGAATAATTTGAACTATTCAACTCAGCTGTATAACAGTACAGTGTTAAAACAGCAACTGTTTATGCTGATGGGAAAAGGGTTAGATCAGGATATTGATTTTAAAGACGTAGATATCTCATCTTTAAAGATAGAGGGAGATTTTAGTAATCTGAAGAGTGTGGAGCAGAAAGCACTAGAGGAGAGTACAGAGAGTGAGATTACTAGATTACAGATAGAGAATGCTAACTACCAAAATAAGATAGCAAAGGCTGAGCTGTATCCTAAATTCTATATGAAACCAGAGTATAAGTTTGAGGATGCTGGATATGATAAGAAGGGAGCTAGACTTACATTTGGTGTAAGTTGGGCATTCCAATGGGGAAATACTTTAAATAATATTGAAGTAAGTAATAACAATTTAGAGGTTGCAAAACTAGGGTATGAGGAGAAGGTTATGCAACTTACATTACAAGCTAGAGGGATGTATGAAAATCTAAAGAGAGCTAAAATAGCATATGATATCAATAGTAAGAAGATAGAGCTAATGAATGAAAATCTAAAACTGGATACTCGTAGATTTGAAAATGGACTTATGGGAAGTAGAGATTATCTAGATAGTATGAATGGATTGGTACAAGCAGAGGAGAACCAGTATATTTATCAACAGGAGATTTTTCTACTTAAGTTAGCATTGAGAAATTTATTGAAGTAGGAGGAGTGATGAGAAGATATGTACTTCTATTATTACTAAGTAGTATTTTAATTGGATGTGGAAATGATAAGAAAAATGAGATAAAAAAAGTAAAGATAGATGTGATTGAGAAGAAGGAGATAAATGATAGTACCTCACATAGAGGAAGGGTGTTTTCAAATGAGAAGATCCAACTCACAGCTCATTCAGCAGGGATAGTACAGGAGGTTTTCTTTAAATCTGGAGATGAGGTAAAAGAGGGAGATGTACTCTTCACATATGAGCCAAGTATAATCAAGCAAAATGAGATAAAGTTATCTGAGAAGAGAATAGAGTTAGATATCTTAGAGACTAATCTGAATAATTATAGTCTAGAAAAGAAAAAGGGAAGCTTAAAAAATAGAGAGTTGGAGGAGAAGAGCCTAGAGTTTAAGTTAAAGAAACTGAAAAGTAAGATAGAGATTACTAAGAGTGAAATAGTTAATGCCAAAAGAGGAGTAAAGCTCTATGAGGAATTTTTAAAGGAACAGAGTATCTCTATATTTGAGTTAGAGGAGAAGAGAAATCAACTTCTAGCAAAAGAGAGTGAGCTAGAGAGTTACTATATGGATTACGAGTTGAGCAAACAGCAGTATGAAAATATGAAATTAACTGAGGGACAGTTAGAGAAAGAGTTAGATTATACTGAGGAAAAACTAAAGGGGCAGTATGAGAAGTTAAAAAAGGAGCTTGCAATATATGAGCAGGCACTGGATGAGAGTATAAATGGTTATAGAGCTCCAAAGGATGGAATACTGAATAACTTTATAGTATCTCCAAATGAGAAACTGAAAAATCTTCAAATATTG
This is a stretch of genomic DNA from Candidatus Fusobacterium pullicola. It encodes these proteins:
- a CDS encoding LegC family aminotransferase encodes the protein MKKNKVINLSVPNLSVEPILENLRECLESGWVSTGGRFISEFENKVAKYVGVDEAVGVQSGTAGLQLALRVLGVKSGEEVIAPTLTFIAAVNPITYLGAEPVFIYCDNTLCMDPIKLRLFCEEECELREGHLYNKKSGKCIKAIVVVHVFGNMADMEKIMDIAKKYNLKVLEDSTEALGSYYTEGRYAGKYAGTIGDMGVYSFNANKIITTGGGGMVVSNNRELLDKVRFLSVQAKTDPLYFVHDEIGYNYRMLNIQAALGTDQIDRLESFIETKIKNYKLYKDGIKDIEGLELLSFNQGIRANHWFYSLLVDKERYGLDKDELLIKLNEMGIQTRPVWGLIHEQKPYLKHEAYMMEKSTYYIDRILNIPCSSNLTEREVEHVIEVLKKLGSGN
- a CDS encoding CpsD/CapB family tyrosine-protein kinase codes for the protein MRRGIFFESENLKEGGEAIRLIRSNINFMDTTDHKIITFCSSVPKEGKTTIASNYALSEAITGKKVLLIDCDIKRPRINEVYETEHKKGIVELLEGKATFEEVIQREVRKNLDIIFCSKKREETTELILSKNLESHLKELQSEYDLIVVDTPPLTIGTDAAIISRFSTGVVFVISYDQVHRVELEFAKKLLTTAKANLYGAVINKVSTDGYFYEPYGYYSYNYKYYKNYYKDGEK
- a CDS encoding TolC family protein, encoding MRKKLALILMSLSMEVFASEMTLEEVIDISLKNNFSLKKQDISIENSKIATKNHYKSMYLPSINFGAEGEIAEVQDKGVGPKSISVKLDLDVWGQQRNQYRIMKNSLRIAELNREKSEYSLEEQVIRTYFSYLAAVKNMEYTKSTVETLARQRSKLDRMLNGGNLVSKNELLKIEIELEENNLNYSTQLYNSTVLKQQLFMLMGKGLDQDIDFKDVDISSLKIEGDFSNLKSVEQKALEESTESEITRLQIENANYQNKIAKAELYPKFYMKPEYKFEDAGYDKKGARLTFGVSWAFQWGNTLNNIEVSNNNLEVAKLGYEEKVMQLTLQARGMYENLKRAKIAYDINSKKIELMNENLKLDTRRFENGLMGSRDYLDSMNGLVQAEENQYIYQQEIFLLKLALRNLLK
- a CDS encoding HlyD family efflux transporter periplasmic adaptor subunit; amino-acid sequence: MRRYVLLLLLSSILIGCGNDKKNEIKKVKIDVIEKKEINDSTSHRGRVFSNEKIQLTAHSAGIVQEVFFKSGDEVKEGDVLFTYEPSIIKQNEIKLSEKRIELDILETNLNNYSLEKKKGSLKNRELEEKSLEFKLKKLKSKIEITKSEIVNAKRGVKLYEEFLKEQSISIFELEEKRNQLLAKESELESYYMDYELSKQQYENMKLTEGQLEKELDYTEEKLKGQYEKLKKELAIYEQALDESINGYRAPKDGILNNFIVSPNEKLKNLQILGNILSSDKLIVNFRVPIYRSSQIKIDQKVIIKFTDLTGTNLFQGKIARVSNLVTEATSELEVNVEVEILDTDLKNLKPGYDVRVEVITSHNDEYLLVKRFSVIDENGEKYIYVAQDGKAVKTKIEVGIQSEGEYEVLNLPEGTKVILNPFVVEDGDSIKEID